In Sphaeramia orbicularis chromosome 5, fSphaOr1.1, whole genome shotgun sequence, a genomic segment contains:
- the LOC115420194 gene encoding protein Wnt-4a, with the protein MSKEYVLRCVLMLCFALLSANASNWLYLAKLSSVGSIRDEETCERLRGLIQRQVQICKRSVEVMDAVRRGAQLAIDECQFQFRNRRWNCSTLESMPVFGKVVTQGTREAAFVYAISAASVAFAVTRACSSGELEKCGCDHNVHGVSPEGFQWSGCSDNIAYGVAFSQSFVDVRERSKGQSSSRALMNLHNNEAGRKAILSHMRVECKCHGVSGSCEVKTCWKAMPPFRKVGNVIKEKFDGATEVEQRKVGSTKVLVPRNSQFKPHTDEDLVYLDPSPDFCDYDPRTPGMLGTVGRQCNRTSKAIDGCELMCCGRGFQTQEVEVVDRCSCKFHWCCYVKCKQCRKMVEMHTCR; encoded by the exons GTACCTCGCCAAACTGTCGTCCGTGGGAAGCATCAGGGATGAGGAGACGTGTGAGAGGTTACGAGGCCTTATCCAGAGACAG GTTCAGATCTGTAAGCGCAGCGTGGAGGTGATGGACGCTGTACGGCGCGGAGCCCAGCTGGCCATAGACGAGTGTCAGTTCCAGTTCCGCAACCGTCGGTGGAACTGCTCCACTCTGGAGAGCATGCCAGTGTTTGGCAAAGTGGTCACCCAGG gcaCCCGTGAGGCGGCCTTTGTGTATGCCATCTCAGCAGCCAGTGTGGCGTTTGCGGTCACCAGGGCCTGCAGCAGTGGAGAGCTGGAAAAATGTGGCTGTGACCACAATGTGCATGGAGTCAGTCCAGAGG GGTTCCAGTGGTCCGGCTGCAGCGATAACATCGCATATGGCGTGGCCTTTTCTCAGTCCTTTGTGGACGTGAGGGAGAGGAGTAAAGGCCAGTCGTCCAGTCGGGCCCTCATGAACCTGCACAACAACGAGGCTGGCAGGAAG GCCATCCTGTCGCACATGCGTGTGGAGTGTAAATGTCACGGCGTGTCCGGCTCCTGTGAGGTGAAGACCTGCTGGAAGGCCATGCCGCCGTTCCGTAAGGTGGGCAACGTCATCAAAGAGAAGTTTGACGGCGCTACCGAGGTGGAGCAGCGCAAGGTGGGCAGCACCAAAGTCCTGGTGCCCCGAAACTCCCAGTTCAAGCCTCACACAGACGAAGACCTGGTCTACCTGGACCCTAGTCCGGACTTCTGCGACTACGACCCGCGAACGCCGGGCATGCTGGGAACAGTGGGCCGCCAGTGTAACAGAACGTCCAAGGCCATTGACGGCTGCGAGCTGATGTGCTGCGGCCGCGGCTTCCAGACgcaggaggtggaggtggtggacAGGTGCAGCTGTAAGTTCCACTGGTGCTGCTACGTCAAATGCAAACAGTGCCGCAAAATGGTGGAGATGCACACGTGCCGGTGA